From one Dama dama isolate Ldn47 chromosome 4, ASM3311817v1, whole genome shotgun sequence genomic stretch:
- the LOC133055243 gene encoding olfactory receptor 6Z7-like, translated as MSINLVTPQTERSLELGNMTRVQKFILLGLSTSPETREVLFVVFLTLYLLTLLENALIVFLVCSHAELHKPMYFFLGNLSCLEMCYVSVTMPSLLAGLWTGPYHVPFTACMTQLFFFIILICTECTLLASMAYDRYVAICRPLHYPLLMRPQVCWGLAGTSWLGGLLVSVAKTTCIASLSYCGPNVLNQFFCDVSPLLNLSCTHVALTELVDFLSAIVIFCGTLLVALASYLAIGVTVFRMPSATARRKAFSTCASHLVVVGIFYSAALFIYCRPSRIRSMDLNKVLSVIYTVATPMCNPVIYCLRNREVHAALLRTLRWT; from the coding sequence ATGTCGATAAACCTTGTcactccacagacagagagaTCCCTAGAGTTGGGCAACATGACGAGGGTCCAGAAATTCATCTTGCTGGGCTTGTCCACGAGCCCAGAAACAAGGGAAGTCCTGTTTGTCGTCTTCCTCACCCTCTACCTGCTGACCCTCCTGGAGAATGCCCTCATCGTCTTCCTCGTCTGCAGCCACGCTGAGCTCCACaagcccatgtacttcttcctgggcAACCTGAGCTGCCTGGAGATGTGCTACGTGTCGGTGACCATGCCCAGCCTGCTCGCCGGGCTGTGGACGGGACCCTACCACGTGCCCTTCACAGCCTGCATGACCCAACTCTTCTTCTTCATCATCCTCATCTGCACAGAGTGTACTCTCCTGGCCTCCATGGCCTATGATCGTTACGTGGCCATCTGCCGCCCACTGCACTACCCGCTGCTCATGCGGCCCCAGGTCTGCTGGGGCTTGGCTGGGACTTCGTGGCTTGGTGGGTTGCTGGTCTCAGTGGCCAAGACAACATGCATTGCCAGCCTATCTTACTGTGGCCCCAATGTCCTCAatcaatttttctgtgatgtCTCCCCGCTGCTCAACCTGTCCTGCACCCACGTGGCCCTGACTGAGCTGGTGGACTTCCTCTCCGCCATTGTCATCTTCTGCGGGACACTGCTGGTCGCCCTGGCCTCCTACTTGGCGATTGGGGTGACAGTTTTCCGCATGCCTTCTGCCACTGCCCGGCGCAAAGCCTTCTCCACTTGCGCCTCCCACCTGGTGGTAGTGGGCATCTTCTACTCGGCGGCCCTCTTCATCTACTGCCGCCCCAGCCGCATCAGATCCATGGACCTCAACAAGGTGCTGTCGGTCATCTACACGGTGGCCACGCCCATGTGTAATCCGGTCATCTACTGCCTGCGGAACAGGGAGGTCCACGCGGCCCTGCTCAGAACTCTCCGCTGGACTTGA